One window from the genome of Sphingomonas lacunae encodes:
- a CDS encoding DUF2460 domain-containing protein, translated as MGWCLSPPLGGHEEHRERSTIKRFDARFWTVDFPRPMMGSVVSDGAEALRVDLAFTGKDNLAGLIWEAEDRWDHPLLAYETRRDFRRCVLRFRWRSGGVKPLDAVWGPVLTIEGRDESGAARAWFVRLWNYAVGSPGDAVVTLDFGAINGGFLLPGEADPVWAGDVDRMMISLVPPDYDGSAGDYAAMADGWVELTGMQCDGSGSVLAIGDAMLPEHSLSMATAYDDAYNQTPARLLRQVEALGYRGPLLHYVGMSHFMRLTQVGGDWLVSVSGGALCGPALAWHEALVAEALAQGRAVIWSLSYELFADYCPQAWMQRAADGGPALTGWVPPSALLSPANAEAMGWLALVARVLVGIAKGAGMAVHFQVGEPWWWVTADRRPCLYDSAATSALGSASVAIPDLGAALNAAQKAMLDAAGALLAQSTAALCAAVRDEAGDDGATTYLLAYLPTLLDPMMPEARRMMMPTGWAKPAFDVLQLEDYDWASRGQVGASVAGIALAEARLGYPAAEQHYLAGFVLTAADRAQWEAIDAAAMRSVARGVAATFIWALPQVARDGFLHFEEGEGAVDAFDDVDFPLALGREASVVAEFSTAIVTGQSGAEQRAPDWDNARLRYDAGPGIRSEADVRVLVDFYRARRGPAVGFRFRDPFDASSAVDGGAPGMADQTIGTGDGVRTDFPLTKSYGNGAGAARRRITRPVVDSVLVSVNGVAASGWTLGPLGMVSFAVPPASGAEIRAGFLFDVPVRFAEDRLEVSRATWLAGEIATVPLIEVREG; from the coding sequence ATGGGCTGGTGTCTTTCGCCGCCGCTTGGCGGACATGAGGAGCATCGCGAGCGTTCGACGATCAAGCGGTTCGATGCGCGCTTCTGGACCGTCGATTTCCCGCGACCGATGATGGGATCTGTGGTCAGCGATGGCGCGGAGGCGCTGCGCGTTGATCTGGCGTTTACCGGAAAGGACAATCTGGCGGGGCTGATCTGGGAGGCGGAGGACCGCTGGGATCATCCGCTTTTGGCCTATGAAACGCGGCGCGATTTCCGGCGGTGCGTTCTCCGGTTCCGTTGGCGGTCGGGTGGGGTCAAGCCGCTCGATGCAGTGTGGGGGCCGGTGCTGACCATCGAAGGGCGCGACGAGAGCGGCGCGGCCCGGGCCTGGTTTGTGCGGCTTTGGAATTATGCGGTGGGCTCGCCGGGCGATGCGGTGGTGACGCTCGACTTCGGTGCGATCAATGGCGGATTCCTGTTGCCGGGCGAGGCAGACCCGGTGTGGGCGGGCGATGTCGACCGGATGATGATCTCGCTCGTGCCGCCCGATTATGACGGCAGCGCCGGCGATTATGCAGCGATGGCGGATGGCTGGGTCGAACTGACCGGGATGCAGTGCGATGGTTCCGGATCGGTGCTGGCGATCGGCGATGCGATGTTGCCCGAACATAGCCTGTCGATGGCGACGGCCTATGACGACGCCTATAACCAGACGCCCGCGCGGCTGCTGCGGCAGGTCGAGGCGCTGGGGTACAGGGGGCCGCTGTTGCACTATGTCGGCATGAGCCATTTCATGCGGCTGACGCAGGTGGGCGGCGACTGGTTGGTGAGCGTCAGCGGCGGGGCGCTGTGCGGGCCGGCACTGGCCTGGCATGAGGCTCTGGTGGCCGAGGCGCTGGCGCAGGGGCGAGCGGTCATCTGGTCACTCTCCTATGAGCTGTTCGCTGACTATTGCCCACAGGCGTGGATGCAACGGGCGGCGGACGGCGGTCCGGCGCTGACAGGGTGGGTGCCACCATCGGCGCTGCTGTCCCCCGCCAATGCCGAGGCGATGGGCTGGCTGGCACTGGTGGCGCGGGTGCTGGTCGGCATTGCCAAGGGCGCGGGCATGGCGGTGCATTTTCAGGTGGGTGAACCCTGGTGGTGGGTGACGGCGGACCGGCGGCCTTGCCTCTATGACAGCGCGGCGACGAGTGCGCTGGGCAGCGCTAGTGTGGCGATCCCCGATCTGGGGGCAGCGCTGAACGCGGCGCAGAAGGCGATGCTCGACGCGGCTGGGGCGTTGCTGGCTCAGTCGACCGCGGCGCTGTGCGCCGCGGTGCGTGACGAGGCGGGGGACGATGGTGCGACGACTTATCTTCTCGCCTATCTGCCGACATTACTCGACCCGATGATGCCCGAAGCGCGGCGGATGATGATGCCGACGGGGTGGGCCAAGCCGGCGTTCGATGTACTGCAGTTGGAGGATTATGACTGGGCATCACGCGGGCAAGTGGGGGCGAGCGTGGCCGGGATCGCGCTGGCCGAGGCGCGGCTGGGCTATCCTGCGGCGGAGCAGCACTATCTGGCGGGATTTGTCCTGACTGCGGCGGACCGTGCGCAGTGGGAAGCGATTGATGCCGCCGCGATGCGCAGCGTTGCGCGGGGCGTGGCTGCGACCTTCATCTGGGCGCTGCCGCAGGTGGCGCGCGACGGATTTCTGCATTTTGAGGAAGGAGAAGGCGCGGTGGACGCTTTCGATGATGTCGATTTCCCTCTGGCGCTGGGCCGCGAGGCAAGCGTGGTGGCGGAATTTTCCACCGCCATCGTGACGGGCCAGTCGGGCGCGGAACAGCGGGCGCCCGACTGGGACAACGCGCGGCTGCGCTATGATGCCGGGCCGGGGATCCGCAGCGAGGCGGATGTAAGGGTGCTGGTTGATTTCTATCGTGCCCGCCGGGGGCCGGCGGTGGGATTCCGTTTCCGCGATCCGTTTGACGCCAGTTCGGCGGTCGACGGCGGGGCTCCGGGCATGGCGGACCAGACGATCGGGACGGGCGACGGGGTGCGGACCGATTTTCCGTTGACCAAAAGCTATGGCAACGGAGCGGGTGCAGCCCGGCGGCGGATTACCCGGCCAGTCGTGGACAGTGTGCTGGTGAGCGTCAATGGCGTTGCGGCGAGCGGCTGGACGCTGGGGCCATTGGGGATGGTGAGCTTTGCCGTGCCGCCAGCCAGTGGCGCCGAGATCCGCGCGGGCTTCCTCTTTGATGTGCCGGTTCGCTTTGCCGAGGACCGACTGGAAGTCTCCCGCGCAACATGGCTGGCCGGAGAGATTGCCACTGTGCCCCTGATAGAGGTGCGTGAGGGATGA